In Osmerus eperlanus unplaced genomic scaffold, fOsmEpe2.1 SCAFFOLD_895, whole genome shotgun sequence, the genomic stretch gagagagagagagagagagagagagagagagagagagagagcgtgagtagCAGTAATTGAAGTATCTTTACATCCTTCTCTTGTTATTGCACTGATCAGGCTGTTAGACGTTGACCTTTATGACTACTCTTTGATAGTAAACATCATgttatctgtttctctctgtctctctatgtctctctctgtctctctctgtctctctctgtctctctctgtctctctctgtctctctctgtctctctctgtctctctctgtctctctctgtctctctctctctctctctctcacacacacacacacacacactctctctctctctcacacaccagcacctgagggagggagagtgtgtgtgctgtgtagagaggcTGCAGGTGCTCTGCTGGGTCGTTCTCCTCGGCCCACGAGCTCAGCAGCCCTGGGTGGACACAAGCCAGGGTTACTGTCGAAACTAACAACCCTGGAACTTAGAGGTTTACTGTCGAATCAAATGACACTTGATGTCACCAGGTCACCTGATCTCCCTGTGACATCACCAGGCCTTACCTGCTGTGCTCTCCGTAGACGACTCGCTGTCCTTCAGCGCTGAGTTCCCCCTCCTGATGCTCCCCGCGTCCTGCCTCTCCGCGTACCTCCCCCGCCAGCCCTGGAACCCCACACAGGAGACAGCGTTATCTGGGTGCACCGGCCCTTTACAGAGTTGGGCAGAGCCCCAGGGTACAGTGGGGGGTTTGAACCGAGGTTCTGAGGGGCTCACCTGTCTCcgactctccccctcctctctcctctgacgCCTCCGGCGCTCTGCACGGcccacaggagaggaggagggaaacaggaagtaacACTTTATtatgggagggagagtgtgaggggtgagggaggtagtgaacgagtgtgtgagagagagagagagaggttacggagagagggagggagtgaaccTCGTCTGATGAGTTCCCGCCCCTCGTCcaccaggtcagaggtcaggtcgTCGTGGTTACTCATGTACTGCTGGAAGCCCATCAGGTTCAGACAGCGGCTACCAAGactacaggaagagaggagaggaggagagggggagaggaggggaggaggggaggaggagaggatagggggATCAAATATGTCCTTTTAGAAAGTCCTGATTAGTCTTGATCATATTCTCCAAACGTCTCTTTAAATGAACAGTTAACCTAAAAGCGTTAGAAGAGTATATAGTGATCCTTCACAATAAAAGTCCTGAAGCACGCTGGGCTGCTGGAGGCTGACCTGTAGTAGGTGGAGATGCAGAGGATAACCACCAGCATGGGGTAGTAGATGTAGAACCCGTCTGCTATGAAGAACAGCAGCCGCATGGAGCCCATGATCTGGGAGGGATCACATCATCAACCAATCAGACAAATCTATCCACTAATCAATCAACCAATAACAGCCCAGAGGGGCGTGGCTGTGACTCACGGAGGTGTAAGCGGTCTGCTGTCTGTCCTGGTGGGAGATGGTGGAGTCCATGTGGATGAGACCCAGGAAGTTGAGGCAGAGGGGCGGAGTCAGGCGACAGAACAACCTGGAACATaagcagcaaacacacaaactgaatGACAGATTCaccccccaccaacacacacacacacacacacagcaaacactcacacacacacagcaaacacacaactTAACAGATCTCTTTctccattctctccttctctctcactctctctaaaacacacacacacactgtgtacctACATGCCACTGAACTGCAGGCTGTAGGCGTCAGTCTGGTGGGGTACGAGGTAGTAGTAGTTAAACACTCGGATGTGGAACACGgtggagtacacacacacacacaggaagaagaTGGTGGCAAAGCACGCCATCTGGTGGACAGACAAggtcacaacaacaacagaggaagCTGATCAGCTGAGAGACTGACGGAACCCTCTAGAACTTTTAGGGAACATTCTAGAACTTCTAGGGAATGTTCCAGAACTCGGCTCAAACTACCAGATAGACATCAATTTTAGTTAGAGGGATGTTTTTAGGAATATCTTTTGTAGCTGGCCtagtttcagagtgttgtgatACAATGTGGGAGGTATCGAGGCAGGGCCCTACCTCTATGTAGAGGTAGTTGTAGTCTTCCTCGGCCAGATGGACCAGAACAGCGAACACAGAGAGAACGGGCCTGGTGCTGAAGAAGGTGCACTCGGACCAGACCACAGCCAGGGACATGAGCGACAGAACCACCGCCAGAACCCGGTAGAACCACGCCCTAAGAACACACTCCCAGAACCACtctggagacacagggacagaaccATTAGTCTGGACCAGAACCACtctggagacacagggacagaatTATTCGATTAGACTGGACTTGGAAAGCAAACTTTATATTTCAGAGCTATTACTGAAATATgcagggagagggtgtgttcaGCTTGGTCACTGATcgtgttctctcacacacacacactgcgataAAGGTTgcgtaacagtgtgtgtgtctgtttctctctggatTTCCTTATCGCTTCAATTCTTTCTTCACACACCttggaaactgtgtgtgtgtgtgtgtgtaatgtatctCTGGACCTACTGTATGTACATTAGATTAATACAGTTTTGTGTCTAAAGATACTGAACACAATTGAACCGGATCAAACAGGGGTCACACAGGGGTCACTTCATCTTGTTTACATCGGCATGGTAACACCTGAACCCCTATAACGCACACAAATAAAACCCAGATGAAACCGACAGCCACGCTGACACAGGGGCTGTGGCCAGgtggggtgggagagagcgTACCCATGCAggggggatagaggagggagcgGGCCCAGGACTGGGGCTGCTCGCTGGGGAAGCTGTGGGTGAACTGGTGGGTCTGGCTGCTCTGGTTCTTGGACACGTCCTCCAGGCGGAAGGCTCGCTCCAGCAGGATCCTCCATTGGACCTGGgtctggctgtgtctctgcACCCACCAGAtcacctggcacacacacatacacatcattacacacacacatatttacagagagaggggagggggagagagagagacggagagagagagagagagagagatagagagagacagggggggggggagagagtgagacggagagacagagagagatagagagagaggtattctCCACCTGTTTGTGCAGCTTCACC encodes the following:
- the LOC134016127 gene encoding G-protein coupled receptor-associated protein LMBRD2B-like isoform X2 — encoded protein: MSEAALGVVVVLAFFLALFLLHRYGNVRKQQRLVLLGTLLAWYLSILIILILPLDVSTTIYNQCKIDNEPHGNALTSAHAANQTSSNTSVIPTGRPLKVCSKPWSYISDGILPVFWRVVYWTSQCLTWLLIPFMQSYARSGAFSRAGRVKTALIENAVYYGTYLLIFISLLVYLAAHPQWHLTWRELQTIGIATANTWGLFLLVLLLGYGLVEIPRCYWRASRHGYLLANTYFKVAKMAVEKSEAEEGLEDALEEVASVHQAISFRHPLRRCVDTILMKCPIEYQERLGRNTESPAAETQQNLLPSKTSLVKLHKQVIWWVQRHSQTQVQWRILLERAFRLEDVSKNQSSQTHQFTHSFPSEQPQSWARSLLYPPCMEWFWECVLRAWFYRVLAVVLSLMSLAVVWSECTFFSTRPVLSVFAVLVHLAEEDYNYLYIEMACFATIFFLCVCVYSTVFHIRVFNYYYLVPHQTDAYSLQFSGMLFCRLTPPLCLNFLGLIHMDSTISHQDRQQTAYTSIMGSMRLLFFIADGFYIYYPMLVVILCISTYYSLGSRCLNLMGFQQYMSNHDDLTSDLVDEGRELIRRERRRRQRREEGESRRQGWRGRYAERQDAGSIRRGNSALKDSESSTESTAGLLSSWAEENDPAEHLQPLYTAHTLSLPQVLVCERERECVCVCV
- the LOC134016127 gene encoding G-protein coupled receptor-associated protein LMBRD2B-like isoform X1: MSEAALGVVVVLAFFLALFLLHRYGNVRKQQRLVLLGTLLAWYLSILIILILPLDVSTTIYNQCKIDNEPHGNALTSAHAANQTSSNTSVIPTGRPLKVCSKPWSYISDGILPVFWRVVYWTSQCLTWLLIPFMQSYARSGAFSRAGRVKTALIENAVYYGTYLLIFISLLVYLAAHPQWHLTWRELQTIGIATANTWGLFLLVLLLGYGLVEIPRCYWRASRHGYLLANTYFKVAKMAVEKSEAEEGLEDALEEVASVHQAISFRHPLRRCVDTILMKCPIEYQERLGRNTESPAAETQQNLLPSKTSLVKLHKQVIWWVQRHSQTQVQWRILLERAFRLEDVSKNQSSQTHQFTHSFPSEQPQSWARSLLYPPCMEWFWECVLRAWFYRVLAVVLSLMSLAVVWSECTFFSTRPVLSVFAVLVHLAEEDYNYLYIEMACFATIFFLCVCVYSTVFHIRVFNYYYLVPHQTDAYSLQFSGMLFCRLTPPLCLNFLGLIHMDSTISHQDRQQTAYTSIMGSMRLLFFIADGFYIYYPMLVVILCISTYYSLGSRCLNLMGFQQYMSNHDDLTSDLVDEGRELIRRERRRRQRREEGESRRQVSPSEPRFKPPTVPWGSAQLCKGPVHPDNAVSCVGFQGWRGRYAERQDAGSIRRGNSALKDSESSTESTAGLLSSWAEENDPAEHLQPLYTAHTLSLPQVLVCERERECVCVCV